In a genomic window of Phragmites australis chromosome 14, lpPhrAust1.1, whole genome shotgun sequence:
- the LOC133890358 gene encoding putative zinc finger CCCH domain-containing protein 51 has protein sequence MGCCKKGEDCRFSHESGFPEMHNKRQVHTLESLPMLEKEIRELLFSLQPPRVPIESLASIYIERYGKPLRVEGFGAEGQQHGKAYYNLIGLLLRLNTTRVIERQGQHYIVPVEDAPKFLADDFKLVMPSAIYDSNKIYITFEPKSTFSKQDAWNYFSRYGPVHDVRIPLRQKRMFGYVSFLKLAQEDAHSNSGSHQLSDANVIYEHHTGESISSHRELFREKLNDERDLGIVTVKSSVNNVPEMASPPTHNLPVHSVNKAGPLLESSHVSDRLDDAPATQDCDDYGLPENLDDIYL, from the exons ATGGGCTGCTGTAAGAAAGGTGAGGACTGTCGGTTTTCCCACGAGTCTGGTTTCCCTGAGATGCACAACAAGAGGCAAGTTCACACCCTTGAGTCATTGCCCATGCTAGAGAAGGAGATTAGAGAGCTCCTGTTTTCGCTGCAACCGCCAAGAGTCCCAATTGAGTCTCTGGCAAGTATATACATTGAGAGGTATGGAAAGCCTCTGCGGGTTGAGGGATTCGGCGCAGAGGGCCAGCAGCATGGCAAGGCTTATTACAACCTCATAGGTCTGCTCTTGAGGCTTAACACCACCAGAGTGATCGAGAG ACAAGGGCAGCATTATATTGTCCCGGTGGAAGATGCTCCTAAGTTCTTGGCTGATGATTTCAAATTGGTGATGCCTTCTGCTATCTATGATTCTAACAAGATTTATATTACTTTCGAGCCTAAAAGCACATTCTCTAAACAAGATGCTTGGAACTACTTCAG CCGGTACGGTCCTGTCCATGATGTGCGAATTCCACTTCGGCAGAAACGCATGTTTGGTTATGTGAGCTTTCT GAAGTTGGCTCAGGAAGATGCCCATTCTAACTCTGGTTCACATCAGTTGTCAGATGCCAATGTCATTTATGAGCATCATACAG GAGAAAGCATATCAAGTCATCGTGAATTATTCCGGGAGAAACTGAATGATGAGCGTGATCTAGGAATTGTTACTGTAAAGAGTAGTGTCAATAATGTGCCAGAAAtggcttcaccaccaacacatAACCTGCCTGTTCACTCTGTTAATAAAGCAGGCCCTTTGCTAG AATCTTCACATGTGTCAGATCGTTTGGATGATGCACCGGCAACTCAGGATTG